In Alkalihalobacterium alkalinitrilicum, a genomic segment contains:
- a CDS encoding peptidoglycan DD-metalloendopeptidase family protein, whose translation MSKRIDKIKKQIESRRREVQGKGARKERERSAPLFYDRHDESRDDPDFYVFQEKKEVSQDRWKQKDWFLMRSLIAVALFLMIAIMFNSGMPQLESARQVVKQSYEQEFQFAAISNWYENQFGRPLALLPMSMDVALEDTDEAPPVAYAVPATGQIRENFEQNGTGILVETAKDANVEAVKSGLVIFVGEEERLGRTVAIQHYDGGQSWYGMLETVEVKLYDHIEAGKPVGKVSSGEENKGIYYLSIKEGEDYIDPNDVISFE comes from the coding sequence ATGTCTAAGCGAATTGATAAGATCAAAAAACAAATAGAATCGAGACGACGAGAAGTTCAAGGAAAAGGGGCACGCAAAGAACGAGAACGTTCAGCGCCCCTTTTCTACGATCGTCATGACGAATCGAGAGACGATCCAGATTTTTATGTTTTTCAAGAAAAGAAAGAAGTGTCTCAAGATAGGTGGAAACAAAAAGATTGGTTTTTAATGCGCTCACTCATCGCAGTCGCTCTATTTTTGATGATCGCTATTATGTTTAATAGTGGTATGCCACAACTTGAAAGTGCGAGGCAAGTCGTAAAACAATCCTATGAGCAAGAGTTTCAATTTGCGGCAATTTCAAATTGGTACGAAAATCAATTTGGTCGTCCGTTAGCACTTTTGCCAATGTCGATGGATGTGGCACTTGAAGATACCGATGAAGCCCCACCAGTAGCCTACGCGGTCCCAGCAACGGGACAAATCCGTGAGAACTTTGAACAAAATGGAACTGGAATTTTAGTAGAAACAGCGAAAGATGCAAACGTCGAGGCTGTGAAATCTGGGCTTGTCATTTTCGTAGGCGAAGAGGAGAGGTTAGGACGTACGGTTGCTATTCAGCATTATGATGGTGGACAATCATGGTACGGGATGCTAGAAACGGTCGAGGTAAAATTATATGATCATATCGAAGCAGGTAAACCAGTAGGAAAAGTTTCTAGTGGTGAAGAAAACAAAGGTATTTATTACTTATCAATTAAAGAAGGCGAAGACTATATTGATCCGAACGATGTGATAAGCTTTGAATAA
- the cobA gene encoding uroporphyrinogen-III C-methyltransferase — MKTKGKVFLVGAGPGDPKLLTIKGLEAIQKADVIVYDRLVNSELIKYAEQKVELIYCGKMPNQHTIPQHHINEILVYQAKRGKRVVRLKGGDPCMFGRGGEEAEFCAEHHIEFEFIPGITSGISAPMYAGIPVTHRDYSSSVTFITGHKRTDKKSLSINWEQLAPGGDTLVFYMGLSNLAMICEKLMQYGRTSSTPVALVQHGTTIHQRTVVGDLSTIVEKAAEAKIQSPAIIVVGEVVKLREQLAWFGEESIEEFSSLQESNIS; from the coding sequence ATGAAAACAAAAGGGAAGGTGTTCCTTGTCGGAGCAGGACCTGGTGATCCAAAGCTCCTTACAATTAAAGGGTTAGAAGCCATTCAAAAGGCAGATGTTATTGTTTATGATCGTTTAGTAAATTCCGAGTTGATTAAATATGCAGAGCAAAAAGTAGAATTGATATATTGTGGGAAAATGCCCAACCAACATACGATCCCCCAGCACCATATTAATGAGATCTTAGTATATCAAGCAAAAAGAGGAAAACGAGTGGTTCGCCTTAAGGGAGGGGATCCTTGCATGTTTGGTCGAGGTGGTGAGGAAGCAGAGTTTTGCGCTGAACATCATATTGAATTTGAGTTCATCCCAGGAATTACATCAGGCATTTCTGCACCGATGTATGCGGGTATCCCAGTTACCCATCGAGATTATAGCTCTTCAGTTACATTTATTACAGGTCATAAACGTACAGATAAAAAGAGCCTAAGTATTAATTGGGAACAACTTGCGCCTGGTGGTGATACGCTCGTTTTTTATATGGGATTGTCCAACTTAGCAATGATTTGTGAAAAGTTAATGCAATATGGTCGCACGTCGAGTACGCCAGTGGCATTAGTTCAACATGGAACAACCATTCACCAGCGCACGGTGGTAGGTGACCTATCGACAATCGTTGAAAAGGCGGCCGAAGCTAAGATTCAATCTCCAGCTATTATTGTCGTAGGAGAAGTTGTGAAACTAAGAGAGCAACTGGCTTGGTTTGGTGAAGAAAGTATTGAGGAGTTTTCTAGTTTACAAGAGTCAAATATTAGCTAA
- the nasC gene encoding assimilatory nitrate reductase catalytic subunit NasC: protein MSDLIQYFREKQLKQSSEQLMKGRCPYCSMQCSMELIEEHIIKRKRFKVKPNKQDPTSEGRLCIKGLQAHQHAINSERVKYPLFKIDGEWVRISWELAIEMIAEQFSQMQSEYGKDSIGVYGGGSLTNEEAYLLGKFARVGLQTKYIDYNGRFCMSAAASAANATFGIDRGMTMQLTEIADAKCIILAGTNIAECQPTIMPYFRKAKKNGAFIIAIDPRETATTKFADLHIKVKPGTDANLAVGLLKVLVDENYCDETFISERTKGFDQVIDELNGLSLSEIAKQCDIPKSEILEAARIYGKAETGMVFTARGVEQHANGYQTVRHFLNLVLATGKIGKHACGYGAITGQGNGQGGREHGQKADQLPGYRSIEIEADRKYIADVWGIEEAELPRKGVSAYELIEKIDQEEIKALFLMGSNPVVSSPNAIFVEKALEKLDFLVVVDMFVSETARMADLILPTTSYLEDEGTMTNLEGRVVFRHAERKAPKEVKHDWEILCEIGKALGKEEYFSYENAEDIFTELRKASKGGTADYYGITYERVKDGGVFWPCPEEDHPGTLQLFEKNFHTKDGFASFNLSNDLIRSEKASKKFPLVLTTGRLMEHYLTGVQTRRSQELVERSKEPYVEIHPETAEQYNIEDDVMVRIESKRGSVIVKSKVTNRIRKDTLFAPFHWGDTQCINRVTNPALDPVCRMPEFKMSAVNISPIQLSKEKVEKQSVVI, encoded by the coding sequence ATGAGTGATTTAATTCAGTATTTTCGTGAAAAGCAACTAAAGCAAAGCTCTGAACAACTTATGAAAGGGCGCTGCCCCTACTGTAGTATGCAATGTTCGATGGAACTCATTGAAGAGCACATCATTAAACGTAAACGATTTAAAGTAAAGCCGAATAAACAAGATCCAACTTCAGAAGGGCGACTGTGTATAAAAGGTCTTCAAGCCCATCAACATGCGATTAATAGCGAGCGAGTAAAATACCCTCTTTTTAAAATCGATGGAGAATGGGTTCGAATTTCATGGGAATTAGCCATTGAAATGATCGCGGAACAATTTTCGCAAATGCAAAGTGAATATGGAAAAGATTCAATCGGGGTATACGGTGGTGGTTCGTTAACGAATGAAGAAGCTTATTTACTAGGCAAATTTGCTAGAGTCGGTTTGCAAACGAAATATATTGATTACAATGGACGCTTCTGTATGAGTGCAGCAGCGTCTGCAGCCAATGCTACTTTCGGTATCGATCGTGGCATGACAATGCAGTTAACCGAAATTGCTGATGCTAAATGTATTATTTTAGCGGGAACGAACATTGCAGAGTGTCAGCCAACGATCATGCCGTATTTCCGTAAAGCCAAAAAGAATGGAGCTTTTATAATTGCAATTGACCCTCGTGAAACTGCAACGACGAAATTTGCGGATTTGCACATTAAAGTGAAACCAGGGACGGATGCCAATTTAGCGGTAGGCTTACTGAAAGTACTCGTTGACGAAAATTATTGTGATGAAACATTTATTAGTGAGCGAACAAAAGGTTTTGACCAAGTCATTGACGAGTTAAATGGACTTTCGCTATCCGAGATTGCAAAACAATGTGATATTCCAAAGTCAGAGATACTTGAAGCCGCTCGTATTTATGGGAAAGCTGAAACAGGGATGGTCTTTACGGCTAGGGGTGTAGAGCAACATGCCAATGGCTATCAGACAGTTCGTCATTTTTTAAATCTCGTCCTAGCGACAGGAAAGATCGGCAAGCACGCATGTGGTTACGGAGCGATCACGGGTCAAGGAAACGGGCAAGGTGGTAGAGAACATGGTCAGAAAGCGGATCAATTGCCAGGTTATCGCTCGATTGAAATTGAAGCAGATCGTAAATATATTGCTGATGTATGGGGTATAGAAGAAGCTGAACTTCCGCGAAAAGGAGTCTCGGCTTACGAGTTAATAGAGAAGATTGATCAAGAAGAGATTAAAGCATTGTTTTTGATGGGCTCAAATCCAGTTGTTTCAAGTCCGAATGCTATTTTTGTTGAAAAAGCATTGGAAAAGCTAGATTTTTTAGTCGTTGTGGATATGTTTGTTTCAGAAACGGCTCGAATGGCAGACTTAATTTTACCCACTACATCTTATTTAGAAGATGAAGGTACGATGACAAACCTAGAAGGTCGAGTCGTCTTCCGGCATGCGGAGCGAAAAGCACCGAAGGAAGTTAAACACGATTGGGAAATTCTTTGTGAAATTGGGAAGGCTCTTGGGAAAGAAGAATACTTTTCATACGAAAATGCAGAAGACATTTTTACTGAATTGCGAAAAGCAAGTAAAGGTGGAACCGCTGATTACTATGGAATAACGTATGAACGAGTTAAGGATGGGGGTGTCTTTTGGCCGTGTCCAGAGGAAGATCACCCTGGTACACTCCAATTATTTGAAAAAAACTTTCATACTAAAGATGGTTTTGCTTCGTTTAACCTAAGCAACGATCTAATACGAAGTGAGAAGGCCTCGAAGAAATTTCCACTTGTCTTAACGACGGGGCGATTAATGGAACACTATTTAACAGGTGTTCAAACGCGAAGAAGCCAAGAATTAGTCGAGAGGTCTAAAGAACCGTATGTAGAAATTCATCCTGAAACAGCTGAACAATATAACATAGAAGATGATGTTATGGTACGCATTGAGTCGAAACGAGGTTCAGTGATTGTAAAAAGCAAAGTGACAAACAGGATACGTAAAGATACGCTATTTGCCCCATTTCATTGGGGAGACACACAATGTATCAACCGTGTGACAAATCCAGCGTTAGATCCTGTTTGCCGAATGCCAGAATTTAAAATGAGTGCCGTCAATATTAGTCCTATTCAGCTAAGTAAAGAAAAGGTTGAAAAACAATCGGTCGTCATTTAA
- a CDS encoding response regulator, producing the protein MGRKPFIYLVEDEPAHAMLLTYHIEKLGYEVIHFENSVDFLDALPADLEFLIVSDQLADMAATKLCQIVRDKLNKPIRMIITSTGVTNQPCECSSFASFLQKPFSITDLKEKLNYTFQHHSLT; encoded by the coding sequence ATGGGTAGGAAACCATTTATTTATTTGGTTGAGGATGAGCCAGCTCATGCTATGTTACTAACCTATCATATTGAAAAACTAGGGTATGAGGTTATTCATTTTGAAAATAGTGTAGATTTTCTCGATGCATTGCCAGCAGACCTTGAGTTCTTGATTGTTAGCGACCAATTAGCGGATATGGCAGCTACAAAACTCTGTCAAATCGTCCGTGACAAACTCAATAAACCCATTCGCATGATTATTACAAGTACTGGAGTAACTAATCAACCTTGTGAATGCAGTTCCTTTGCTTCTTTTTTACAAAAGCCATTTTCAATTACAGACTTAAAAGAAAAACTAAATTATACATTTCAACACCACTCTCTTACATAA
- a CDS encoding M50 family metallopeptidase, protein MNNALLSKIKINPLFWFVLGIGILTGYFREVIMVFTIVFIHEMGHVLAARWFKWRIAKVELLPFGGVAEMNESSNRPFREEFIVIVSGPAQHLWMIGASFLLVQTPIWSTADHQLFVWHNVMILGFNLLPIWPLDGGRIMHLACTYRLPYKQGQKLTLLFSIIGILLIGIISYQLFPFHLNLWVVLLFLCVSNYLEWKQRHYVFIRFLLDRLYVEDRPLKRHSIAVHQHMKIRQVLEQFRRGCHHTITIDRRHCVSEKMLLEAYFHKKAVDRNIKEVFIP, encoded by the coding sequence TTGAATAATGCGCTTCTTTCAAAAATAAAAATAAATCCTCTATTTTGGTTTGTACTCGGTATCGGTATTTTAACAGGCTATTTTCGAGAAGTCATCATGGTTTTTACGATCGTTTTTATACATGAAATGGGGCATGTGTTGGCTGCGAGATGGTTTAAATGGAGGATTGCTAAAGTGGAGTTGCTTCCATTCGGAGGAGTGGCAGAAATGAATGAGAGCTCGAATCGACCGTTTCGTGAGGAGTTCATCGTTATCGTTTCGGGCCCTGCACAGCACCTTTGGATGATAGGAGCTTCTTTTCTTTTGGTGCAAACCCCTATCTGGTCAACAGCAGATCACCAACTGTTTGTTTGGCATAATGTAATGATACTCGGGTTTAATTTATTACCGATCTGGCCGTTAGACGGTGGAAGAATTATGCATTTAGCTTGTACGTACAGGCTTCCATATAAGCAAGGACAAAAGCTAACATTATTATTTTCTATTATTGGGATTTTGCTAATTGGGATCATAAGCTACCAGTTGTTTCCATTCCATCTCAATCTCTGGGTTGTGCTATTATTTTTATGTGTTTCTAATTACTTAGAATGGAAACAACGCCATTATGTATTTATCCGCTTTTTATTAGACCGTTTATATGTTGAAGATCGTCCTTTAAAGCGTCACTCGATTGCAGTTCATCAACATATGAAGATTCGCCAAGTGTTAGAACAATTTCGTAGAGGGTGTCACCATACGATTACGATTGACCGACGGCACTGTGTTTCTGAAAAAATGCTCCTAGAAGCATATTTTCATAAGAAAGCAGTTGATCGTAATATAAAAGAAGTTTTTATTCCTTAG
- the nirD gene encoding nitrite reductase small subunit NirD: MSKIEAGNKVMIGKLTDLPDKVGKEVIVGDQSIAVFRLASGKVRAVENKCPHKNGPLSQGIVAGEHVFCPLHDWKVCLDDGLVQKPDIGCVKTFETVIDGDAVFLLVD; encoded by the coding sequence ATGAGTAAGATAGAAGCAGGGAATAAAGTGATGATTGGAAAATTAACTGATCTTCCAGATAAAGTAGGTAAAGAAGTGATCGTTGGAGACCAGAGTATTGCTGTTTTTCGCTTAGCTAGTGGAAAAGTACGTGCTGTTGAAAATAAGTGCCCGCATAAAAACGGGCCTCTCTCTCAAGGGATTGTAGCGGGTGAACATGTTTTCTGTCCGTTGCATGATTGGAAAGTTTGTTTAGATGATGGGTTAGTTCAAAAACCAGATATTGGTTGTGTGAAGACGTTTGAAACGGTAATTGATGGAGACGCAGTGTTTCTACTAGTTGACTAG
- a CDS encoding RNA-guided endonuclease TnpB family protein — MAKQNKAYKFRLYPTDEQALMIRKTFGCVRFVYNKMLAERKETYENLKDDKEALKKVKHPTPAKYKKEFAWLKEVDSLALANAQLNLNKAYKAFFKGNAKFPNFKSKRHNQSYTTNVVNGNIQLLDGHIKLPKLKMVKIKQHRNIPSDHTIKSCTVSMTSSGKYYISILTEYEKEIKSKDIENVVGLDFAMNGLFVDSETGKKANYPRFYRQMIDKLAIEQRKLSRKKKGSSNWNKQRIRVAKIQEKVANQRKNYLHHQSKALVTSYDAVIIEDLDMKGMSQALKFGKSVADNGWGMFTSFLHYKLKEQGKQLVKIDKWFPSTKTCSSCGSIREIRLSERTYQCDCGLNLDRDYNSALNIKKEGIRLLATA, encoded by the coding sequence ATGGCTAAACAAAACAAGGCTTATAAGTTTCGACTGTATCCAACAGATGAACAGGCTTTGATGATACGCAAAACTTTTGGTTGCGTTCGTTTTGTCTACAATAAAATGTTAGCAGAACGAAAAGAAACGTACGAAAACCTGAAAGATGATAAAGAAGCATTGAAAAAGGTGAAGCATCCCACTCCTGCTAAATATAAAAAGGAGTTTGCATGGTTAAAAGAAGTAGACTCATTAGCCCTAGCAAATGCACAACTAAACTTGAATAAGGCATATAAAGCATTCTTCAAAGGTAATGCAAAGTTTCCAAATTTCAAAAGTAAGCGACATAACCAAAGCTACACAACGAATGTCGTAAATGGGAATATTCAGTTGTTGGATGGTCATATCAAATTACCGAAACTAAAAATGGTGAAAATCAAACAACATCGAAACATTCCTTCTGACCATACAATCAAATCTTGTACAGTTTCTATGACTTCATCAGGAAAATACTATATTTCCATTCTCACAGAGTACGAAAAAGAGATTAAGAGTAAGGACATTGAAAATGTTGTAGGTTTAGATTTTGCGATGAATGGGTTATTTGTTGATAGTGAAACAGGTAAGAAAGCCAATTACCCACGTTTCTATCGACAAATGATTGATAAATTAGCAATTGAACAACGTAAACTTTCTCGCAAAAAGAAGGGGTCCTCAAATTGGAACAAACAACGTATTCGAGTGGCTAAAATCCAAGAAAAAGTCGCCAATCAACGAAAAAACTACTTACATCATCAATCGAAAGCATTAGTTACATCTTATGATGCGGTTATTATCGAGGACTTGGATATGAAAGGGATGTCACAAGCTCTAAAATTCGGGAAAAGTGTCGCTGATAACGGTTGGGGAATGTTCACTTCTTTCTTACACTACAAGCTAAAAGAACAAGGGAAACAACTTGTCAAAATAGATAAATGGTTCCCATCTACTAAAACTTGTTCGAGTTGTGGTTCGATAAGAGAAATACGATTATCGGAACGTACCTATCAGTGCGATTGTGGGCTAAATCTTGATAGAGATTACAATTCGGCGCTAAATATCAAAAAAGAAGGCATACGCTTATTAGCAACTGCCTAA
- the tnpA gene encoding IS200/IS605 family transposase — MKLDSNNHSVFLMYYHLVLVVKYRRKVIDDTISNYARDKFVSLSEKYNITLVEWNHDIDHVHILFKAQPNSELSKFINAYKSASSRLIKKDFPHVRKKLWKEMFWSRSFCLLTTGGSPIEVVKKYIENQGMK, encoded by the coding sequence ATGAAGTTAGATAGTAATAACCATTCAGTATTCTTGATGTATTATCACCTTGTATTAGTTGTGAAATATCGAAGAAAGGTCATTGATGATACTATTTCAAACTATGCAAGAGATAAATTCGTGTCGTTGAGTGAGAAATACAATATTACATTAGTCGAGTGGAACCATGATATTGACCATGTACATATTCTTTTCAAAGCACAACCTAATAGTGAATTGTCCAAATTTATCAACGCCTACAAAAGTGCAAGTTCAAGACTCATCAAGAAGGATTTTCCTCATGTTCGTAAAAAGTTGTGGAAAGAAATGTTTTGGTCAAGAAGCTTTTGTTTATTGACTACTGGTGGTTCGCCTATTGAAGTGGTGAAAAAATATATTGAAAATCAAGGAATGAAGTGA